One window of Phocoena phocoena chromosome 13, mPhoPho1.1, whole genome shotgun sequence genomic DNA carries:
- the ASCC2 gene encoding activating signal cointegrator 1 complex subunit 2 isoform X4 produces the protein MPALPLDQLQITHKDLKTGKLRTSPALHPEQKADRYFVLYKPPPKDNIPALVEEYLERATFVANDLDWLLALPHDKFWCQVVFDETLQKCLDSYLHYVPRKFDEWVAPAPEVVDMEKRLHRSVFLTFLRMSTHKESKDHFISPSAFGEILYNNFLFDIPKILDLCVLFGKGNSPLLQKMIGNIFLQQPSYYNDLDETMPTILQVFSNILQHCGLQGDGACATPQKLEERGRLTPSDMPLLELKDIVLYLCDTCTTLWAFLDIFPLACPTFQKHDFCYRLASFYEIAIPELESAIKKRRLEDSKLLGDLWQRLSHSRKKLLEIFHILLNQICLLPVLESSCDNIQGFIEEFLQIFSSLLQEKRFLRDYDVLFPVADDISLLQQASSALDETRTAYILQAVESAWEGVDRRKATNAKDPPVAENPNGVVVAAEAVSRPSSLPQNSEEEECLGAAAAPGPAVCGVELDSLISQVKDLLPDLGEGFILACLEHYSYDPEQVINNILEGRLAPALSQLDRGLDRQVKPDLTPLLASRHNIFQNDEFDVFSRDSVDLSRVHKGRSTRKEESARSLLNDKREVVAQRRRYEQYSVVAEEPGEDSPYRSDDYEDEYDDTYDGNQVGANDADSDDELISRRPFTIPQVLRTKVPREGQEGEEEEEEEAEDEAPKPDHFVQDPAVLREKAEARRMAFLARKGYRHDSSMAVAGSPRGHGQSRETTQERRKKESSKATRANHNRRTMTDRKRSKGMIPS, from the exons ATGCCAGCTCTGCCCCTGGACCAACTCCAGATTACCCACAAGGACCTGAAGACAGGGAAGCTGAGGACTTCACCAGCGCTG CACCCCGAGCAGAAGGCAGACCGGTATTTTGTGTTATACAAACCGCCCCCTAAAGACAACATTCCCGCCCTAGTGGAGGAGTACCTGGAACGCGCCACCTTCGTAGCCAATGACCTCGACTGGCTCCTGGCCCTGCCTCACGATAAATTCTGGTGCCAG GTTGTCTTCGACGAGACTCTGCAGAAGTGCCTGGACTCCTACCTGCACTATGTCCCCCGAAAGTTCGACGAGTGGGTGGCCCCGGCCCCTGAGGTCGTTGACATGGAGAAGCGCCTCCACCGAAGTGTTTTTCTCACCTTCCTTCGCATGTCCACTCACAAGGAATCCAAA GATCACTTCATTTCCCCCTCTGCTTTTGGAGAAATCCTCTACAACAACTTCCTGTTTGACATCCCAAAGATCCTGGACCTCTGCGTGCTCTTTGGAAAAGGCAACTCCCCGCTGCTGCAGAAGATGATAG gAAACATCTTTCTCCAACAGCCAAGTTACTATAATGACCTGGATGAAACCATGCCCACCATCCTTCAG GTCTTCAGCAATATCCTCCAGCATTGTGGTTTGCAAGGGGACGGGGCCTGCGCCACACCCCAGAAGCTTGAGGAGAGGGGCCGGCTGACCCCCAGCGACATGCCTCTCCTG GAATTAAAGGACATCGTTCTCTACCTTTGTGATACCTGCACCACACTCTGGGCCTTTCTGGATATCTTCCCTTTGGCTTGCCCAACCTTCCAGAAACACGACTTCTGTTACAG GCTAGCTTCCTTTTACGAAATAGCAATTCCCGAACTGGAGTCTGCAATTAAGAAGAGGAGGCTTGAAGACAGCAA GCTGCTAGGTGACCTGTGGCAGAGGCTCTCCCATTCCAGGAAGAAGCTACTGGAGATTTTTCACATCCTCCTGAACCAGATCTGCCTTCTCCCAGTCCTAGAAAGCAG CTGTGACAACATTCAGGGCTTCATCGAAGAGTTCCTTCAGATCTTCAGCTCCTTGCTGCAGGAGAAGAG GTTCCTCCGGGACTATGATGTGCTCTTCCCCGTGGCCGATGACATCAGCCTGTTGCAGCAGGCCTCGTCAGCCTT ggacgagacTCGGACCGCCTACATCCTCCAGGCAGTTGAGAGTGCATGGGAAGGGGTGGACCGAAGGAAAGCCACCAATGCCAAAGACCCACCGGTGGCTGAGAATCCTAACGGGGTCGTGGTGGCGGCGGAGGCGGTCAGCAGACCGTCATCGCTTCCCCAGAACTCGGAGGAAGAGGAG TGCTTGGGGGCAGCGGCTGCTCCAGGCCCCGCAGTGTGTGGCGTGGAACTGGACTCACTCATCTCTCAAGTGAAGGACCTGCTGCCAGACCTTGGCGAGGGCTTCATCCTGGCCTGCCTGGAGCACTACAGCTATGACCCGGAGCAGGTGATCAACAACATCCTGGAGGGGCGgctggcccctgccctcagccaGCTGGACCGCGGCCTAGACAG ACAGGTGAAGCCAGACCTGACTCCCTTGCTGGCATCTCGTCACAACATCTTCCAGAATGATGAGTTTGACGTGTTCAGCAGGGACTCAGTGGACCTGAGCCGGGTACACAAGGGCAGGAG CACAAG GAAGGAGGAGAGCGCGCGGAGCCTGCTGAATGACAAGCGGGAGGTGGTAGCGCAGCGGCGGCGCTACGAGCAGTACAGCGTGGTGGCAGAGGAG CCAGGGGAGGACTCGCCTTACCGCAGTGACGACTATGAGGATGAGTATGATGACACATATGATGGCAACCAGGTGGGCGCCAACGACGCAGACTCTGATGATGAGCTCATCAGCCGCAG GCCCTTCACCATCCCTCAGGTGCTGAGAACCAAAGTGCCCAGAGAAGGGCAGGAgggcgaggaggaggaggaggaggaggctgagGACGAGGCCCCCAAG ccTGACCATTTTGTGCAGGACCCTGCAGTGCTGCGGGAAAAAGCAGAAGCCAGGCGCATGGCCTTCCTGGCCAGGAAGGG
- the ASCC2 gene encoding activating signal cointegrator 1 complex subunit 2 isoform X5, which translates to MPALPLDQLQITHKDLKTGKLRTSPALVVFDETLQKCLDSYLHYVPRKFDEWVAPAPEVVDMEKRLHRSVFLTFLRMSTHKESKDHFISPSAFGEILYNNFLFDIPKILDLCVLFGKGNSPLLQKMIGNIFLQQPSYYNDLDETMPTILQVFSNILQHCGLQGDGACATPQKLEERGRLTPSDMPLLELKDIVLYLCDTCTTLWAFLDIFPLACPTFQKHDFCYRLASFYEIAIPELESAIKKRRLEDSKLLGDLWQRLSHSRKKLLEIFHILLNQICLLPVLESSCDNIQGFIEEFLQIFSSLLQEKRFLRDYDVLFPVADDISLLQQASSALDETRTAYILQAVESAWEGVDRRKATNAKDPPVAENPNGVVVAAEAVSRPSSLPQNSEEEECLGAAAAPGPAVCGVELDSLISQVKDLLPDLGEGFILACLEHYSYDPEQVINNILEGRLAPALSQLDRGLDRQVKPDLTPLLASRHNIFQNDEFDVFSRDSVDLSRVHKGRSTRKEESARSLLNDKREVVAQRRRYEQYSVVAEEVPVQPGEDSPYRSDDYEDEYDDTYDGNQVGANDADSDDELISRRPFTIPQVLRTKVPREGQEGEEEEEEEAEDEAPKVPPWQPDHFVQDPAVLREKAEARRMAFLARKGYRHDSSMAVAGSPRGHGQSRETTQERRKKESSKATRANHNRRTMTDRKRSKGMIPS; encoded by the exons ATGCCAGCTCTGCCCCTGGACCAACTCCAGATTACCCACAAGGACCTGAAGACAGGGAAGCTGAGGACTTCACCAGCGCTG GTTGTCTTCGACGAGACTCTGCAGAAGTGCCTGGACTCCTACCTGCACTATGTCCCCCGAAAGTTCGACGAGTGGGTGGCCCCGGCCCCTGAGGTCGTTGACATGGAGAAGCGCCTCCACCGAAGTGTTTTTCTCACCTTCCTTCGCATGTCCACTCACAAGGAATCCAAA GATCACTTCATTTCCCCCTCTGCTTTTGGAGAAATCCTCTACAACAACTTCCTGTTTGACATCCCAAAGATCCTGGACCTCTGCGTGCTCTTTGGAAAAGGCAACTCCCCGCTGCTGCAGAAGATGATAG gAAACATCTTTCTCCAACAGCCAAGTTACTATAATGACCTGGATGAAACCATGCCCACCATCCTTCAG GTCTTCAGCAATATCCTCCAGCATTGTGGTTTGCAAGGGGACGGGGCCTGCGCCACACCCCAGAAGCTTGAGGAGAGGGGCCGGCTGACCCCCAGCGACATGCCTCTCCTG GAATTAAAGGACATCGTTCTCTACCTTTGTGATACCTGCACCACACTCTGGGCCTTTCTGGATATCTTCCCTTTGGCTTGCCCAACCTTCCAGAAACACGACTTCTGTTACAG GCTAGCTTCCTTTTACGAAATAGCAATTCCCGAACTGGAGTCTGCAATTAAGAAGAGGAGGCTTGAAGACAGCAA GCTGCTAGGTGACCTGTGGCAGAGGCTCTCCCATTCCAGGAAGAAGCTACTGGAGATTTTTCACATCCTCCTGAACCAGATCTGCCTTCTCCCAGTCCTAGAAAGCAG CTGTGACAACATTCAGGGCTTCATCGAAGAGTTCCTTCAGATCTTCAGCTCCTTGCTGCAGGAGAAGAG GTTCCTCCGGGACTATGATGTGCTCTTCCCCGTGGCCGATGACATCAGCCTGTTGCAGCAGGCCTCGTCAGCCTT ggacgagacTCGGACCGCCTACATCCTCCAGGCAGTTGAGAGTGCATGGGAAGGGGTGGACCGAAGGAAAGCCACCAATGCCAAAGACCCACCGGTGGCTGAGAATCCTAACGGGGTCGTGGTGGCGGCGGAGGCGGTCAGCAGACCGTCATCGCTTCCCCAGAACTCGGAGGAAGAGGAG TGCTTGGGGGCAGCGGCTGCTCCAGGCCCCGCAGTGTGTGGCGTGGAACTGGACTCACTCATCTCTCAAGTGAAGGACCTGCTGCCAGACCTTGGCGAGGGCTTCATCCTGGCCTGCCTGGAGCACTACAGCTATGACCCGGAGCAGGTGATCAACAACATCCTGGAGGGGCGgctggcccctgccctcagccaGCTGGACCGCGGCCTAGACAG ACAGGTGAAGCCAGACCTGACTCCCTTGCTGGCATCTCGTCACAACATCTTCCAGAATGATGAGTTTGACGTGTTCAGCAGGGACTCAGTGGACCTGAGCCGGGTACACAAGGGCAGGAG CACAAG GAAGGAGGAGAGCGCGCGGAGCCTGCTGAATGACAAGCGGGAGGTGGTAGCGCAGCGGCGGCGCTACGAGCAGTACAGCGTGGTGGCAGAGGAG GTGCCAGTGCAGCCAGGGGAGGACTCGCCTTACCGCAGTGACGACTATGAGGATGAGTATGATGACACATATGATGGCAACCAGGTGGGCGCCAACGACGCAGACTCTGATGATGAGCTCATCAGCCGCAG GCCCTTCACCATCCCTCAGGTGCTGAGAACCAAAGTGCCCAGAGAAGGGCAGGAgggcgaggaggaggaggaggaggaggctgagGACGAGGCCCCCAAGGTACCTCCTTGGCAG ccTGACCATTTTGTGCAGGACCCTGCAGTGCTGCGGGAAAAAGCAGAAGCCAGGCGCATGGCCTTCCTGGCCAGGAAGGG
- the ASCC2 gene encoding activating signal cointegrator 1 complex subunit 2 isoform X7: MPALPLDQLQITHKDLKTGKLRTSPALVVFDETLQKCLDSYLHYVPRKFDEWVAPAPEVVDMEKRLHRSVFLTFLRMSTHKESKDHFISPSAFGEILYNNFLFDIPKILDLCVLFGKGNSPLLQKMIGNIFLQQPSYYNDLDETMPTILQVFSNILQHCGLQGDGACATPQKLEERGRLTPSDMPLLELKDIVLYLCDTCTTLWAFLDIFPLACPTFQKHDFCYRLASFYEIAIPELESAIKKRRLEDSKLLGDLWQRLSHSRKKLLEIFHILLNQICLLPVLESSCDNIQGFIEEFLQIFSSLLQEKRFLRDYDVLFPVADDISLLQQASSALDETRTAYILQAVESAWEGVDRRKATNAKDPPVAENPNGVVVAAEAVSRPSSLPQNSEEEECLGAAAAPGPAVCGVELDSLISQVKDLLPDLGEGFILACLEHYSYDPEQVINNILEGRLAPALSQLDRGLDRQVKPDLTPLLASRHNIFQNDEFDVFSRDSVDLSRVHKGRSTRKEESARSLLNDKREVVAQRRRYEQYSVVAEEPGEDSPYRSDDYEDEYDDTYDGNQVGANDADSDDELISRRPFTIPQVLRTKVPREGQEGEEEEEEEAEDEAPKPDHFVQDPAVLREKAEARRMAFLARKGYRHDSSMAVAGSPRGHGQSRETTQERRKKESSKATRANHNRRTMTDRKRSKGMIPS, translated from the exons ATGCCAGCTCTGCCCCTGGACCAACTCCAGATTACCCACAAGGACCTGAAGACAGGGAAGCTGAGGACTTCACCAGCGCTG GTTGTCTTCGACGAGACTCTGCAGAAGTGCCTGGACTCCTACCTGCACTATGTCCCCCGAAAGTTCGACGAGTGGGTGGCCCCGGCCCCTGAGGTCGTTGACATGGAGAAGCGCCTCCACCGAAGTGTTTTTCTCACCTTCCTTCGCATGTCCACTCACAAGGAATCCAAA GATCACTTCATTTCCCCCTCTGCTTTTGGAGAAATCCTCTACAACAACTTCCTGTTTGACATCCCAAAGATCCTGGACCTCTGCGTGCTCTTTGGAAAAGGCAACTCCCCGCTGCTGCAGAAGATGATAG gAAACATCTTTCTCCAACAGCCAAGTTACTATAATGACCTGGATGAAACCATGCCCACCATCCTTCAG GTCTTCAGCAATATCCTCCAGCATTGTGGTTTGCAAGGGGACGGGGCCTGCGCCACACCCCAGAAGCTTGAGGAGAGGGGCCGGCTGACCCCCAGCGACATGCCTCTCCTG GAATTAAAGGACATCGTTCTCTACCTTTGTGATACCTGCACCACACTCTGGGCCTTTCTGGATATCTTCCCTTTGGCTTGCCCAACCTTCCAGAAACACGACTTCTGTTACAG GCTAGCTTCCTTTTACGAAATAGCAATTCCCGAACTGGAGTCTGCAATTAAGAAGAGGAGGCTTGAAGACAGCAA GCTGCTAGGTGACCTGTGGCAGAGGCTCTCCCATTCCAGGAAGAAGCTACTGGAGATTTTTCACATCCTCCTGAACCAGATCTGCCTTCTCCCAGTCCTAGAAAGCAG CTGTGACAACATTCAGGGCTTCATCGAAGAGTTCCTTCAGATCTTCAGCTCCTTGCTGCAGGAGAAGAG GTTCCTCCGGGACTATGATGTGCTCTTCCCCGTGGCCGATGACATCAGCCTGTTGCAGCAGGCCTCGTCAGCCTT ggacgagacTCGGACCGCCTACATCCTCCAGGCAGTTGAGAGTGCATGGGAAGGGGTGGACCGAAGGAAAGCCACCAATGCCAAAGACCCACCGGTGGCTGAGAATCCTAACGGGGTCGTGGTGGCGGCGGAGGCGGTCAGCAGACCGTCATCGCTTCCCCAGAACTCGGAGGAAGAGGAG TGCTTGGGGGCAGCGGCTGCTCCAGGCCCCGCAGTGTGTGGCGTGGAACTGGACTCACTCATCTCTCAAGTGAAGGACCTGCTGCCAGACCTTGGCGAGGGCTTCATCCTGGCCTGCCTGGAGCACTACAGCTATGACCCGGAGCAGGTGATCAACAACATCCTGGAGGGGCGgctggcccctgccctcagccaGCTGGACCGCGGCCTAGACAG ACAGGTGAAGCCAGACCTGACTCCCTTGCTGGCATCTCGTCACAACATCTTCCAGAATGATGAGTTTGACGTGTTCAGCAGGGACTCAGTGGACCTGAGCCGGGTACACAAGGGCAGGAG CACAAG GAAGGAGGAGAGCGCGCGGAGCCTGCTGAATGACAAGCGGGAGGTGGTAGCGCAGCGGCGGCGCTACGAGCAGTACAGCGTGGTGGCAGAGGAG CCAGGGGAGGACTCGCCTTACCGCAGTGACGACTATGAGGATGAGTATGATGACACATATGATGGCAACCAGGTGGGCGCCAACGACGCAGACTCTGATGATGAGCTCATCAGCCGCAG GCCCTTCACCATCCCTCAGGTGCTGAGAACCAAAGTGCCCAGAGAAGGGCAGGAgggcgaggaggaggaggaggaggaggctgagGACGAGGCCCCCAAG ccTGACCATTTTGTGCAGGACCCTGCAGTGCTGCGGGAAAAAGCAGAAGCCAGGCGCATGGCCTTCCTGGCCAGGAAGGG
- the ASCC2 gene encoding activating signal cointegrator 1 complex subunit 2 isoform X9 — protein sequence MPALPLDQLQITHKDLKTGKLRTSPALVVFDETLQKCLDSYLHYVPRKFDEWVAPAPEVVDMEKRLHRSVFLTFLRMSTHKESKDHFISPSAFGEILYNNFLFDIPKILDLCVLFGKGNSPLLQKMIGNIFLQQPSYYNDLDETMPTILQVFSNILQHCGLQGDGACATPQKLEERGRLTPSDMPLLELKDIVLYLCDTCTTLWAFLDIFPLACPTFQKHDFCYRLLGDLWQRLSHSRKKLLEIFHILLNQICLLPVLESSCDNIQGFIEEFLQIFSSLLQEKRFLRDYDVLFPVADDISLLQQASSALDETRTAYILQAVESAWEGVDRRKATNAKDPPVAENPNGVVVAAEAVSRPSSLPQNSEEEECLGAAAAPGPAVCGVELDSLISQVKDLLPDLGEGFILACLEHYSYDPEQVINNILEGRLAPALSQLDRGLDRQVKPDLTPLLASRHNIFQNDEFDVFSRDSVDLSRVHKGRSTRKEESARSLLNDKREVVAQRRRYEQYSVVAEEVPVQPGEDSPYRSDDYEDEYDDTYDGNQVGANDADSDDELISRRPFTIPQVLRTKVPREGQEGEEEEEEEAEDEAPKPDHFVQDPAVLREKAEARRMAFLARKGYRHDSSMAVAGSPRGHGQSRETTQERRKKESSKATRANHNRRTMTDRKRSKGMIPS from the exons ATGCCAGCTCTGCCCCTGGACCAACTCCAGATTACCCACAAGGACCTGAAGACAGGGAAGCTGAGGACTTCACCAGCGCTG GTTGTCTTCGACGAGACTCTGCAGAAGTGCCTGGACTCCTACCTGCACTATGTCCCCCGAAAGTTCGACGAGTGGGTGGCCCCGGCCCCTGAGGTCGTTGACATGGAGAAGCGCCTCCACCGAAGTGTTTTTCTCACCTTCCTTCGCATGTCCACTCACAAGGAATCCAAA GATCACTTCATTTCCCCCTCTGCTTTTGGAGAAATCCTCTACAACAACTTCCTGTTTGACATCCCAAAGATCCTGGACCTCTGCGTGCTCTTTGGAAAAGGCAACTCCCCGCTGCTGCAGAAGATGATAG gAAACATCTTTCTCCAACAGCCAAGTTACTATAATGACCTGGATGAAACCATGCCCACCATCCTTCAG GTCTTCAGCAATATCCTCCAGCATTGTGGTTTGCAAGGGGACGGGGCCTGCGCCACACCCCAGAAGCTTGAGGAGAGGGGCCGGCTGACCCCCAGCGACATGCCTCTCCTG GAATTAAAGGACATCGTTCTCTACCTTTGTGATACCTGCACCACACTCTGGGCCTTTCTGGATATCTTCCCTTTGGCTTGCCCAACCTTCCAGAAACACGACTTCTGTTACAG GCTGCTAGGTGACCTGTGGCAGAGGCTCTCCCATTCCAGGAAGAAGCTACTGGAGATTTTTCACATCCTCCTGAACCAGATCTGCCTTCTCCCAGTCCTAGAAAGCAG CTGTGACAACATTCAGGGCTTCATCGAAGAGTTCCTTCAGATCTTCAGCTCCTTGCTGCAGGAGAAGAG GTTCCTCCGGGACTATGATGTGCTCTTCCCCGTGGCCGATGACATCAGCCTGTTGCAGCAGGCCTCGTCAGCCTT ggacgagacTCGGACCGCCTACATCCTCCAGGCAGTTGAGAGTGCATGGGAAGGGGTGGACCGAAGGAAAGCCACCAATGCCAAAGACCCACCGGTGGCTGAGAATCCTAACGGGGTCGTGGTGGCGGCGGAGGCGGTCAGCAGACCGTCATCGCTTCCCCAGAACTCGGAGGAAGAGGAG TGCTTGGGGGCAGCGGCTGCTCCAGGCCCCGCAGTGTGTGGCGTGGAACTGGACTCACTCATCTCTCAAGTGAAGGACCTGCTGCCAGACCTTGGCGAGGGCTTCATCCTGGCCTGCCTGGAGCACTACAGCTATGACCCGGAGCAGGTGATCAACAACATCCTGGAGGGGCGgctggcccctgccctcagccaGCTGGACCGCGGCCTAGACAG ACAGGTGAAGCCAGACCTGACTCCCTTGCTGGCATCTCGTCACAACATCTTCCAGAATGATGAGTTTGACGTGTTCAGCAGGGACTCAGTGGACCTGAGCCGGGTACACAAGGGCAGGAG CACAAG GAAGGAGGAGAGCGCGCGGAGCCTGCTGAATGACAAGCGGGAGGTGGTAGCGCAGCGGCGGCGCTACGAGCAGTACAGCGTGGTGGCAGAGGAG GTGCCAGTGCAGCCAGGGGAGGACTCGCCTTACCGCAGTGACGACTATGAGGATGAGTATGATGACACATATGATGGCAACCAGGTGGGCGCCAACGACGCAGACTCTGATGATGAGCTCATCAGCCGCAG GCCCTTCACCATCCCTCAGGTGCTGAGAACCAAAGTGCCCAGAGAAGGGCAGGAgggcgaggaggaggaggaggaggaggctgagGACGAGGCCCCCAAG ccTGACCATTTTGTGCAGGACCCTGCAGTGCTGCGGGAAAAAGCAGAAGCCAGGCGCATGGCCTTCCTGGCCAGGAAGGG
- the ASCC2 gene encoding activating signal cointegrator 1 complex subunit 2 isoform X6 has translation MPALPLDQLQITHKDLKTGKLRTSPALVVFDETLQKCLDSYLHYVPRKFDEWVAPAPEVVDMEKRLHRSVFLTFLRMSTHKESKDHFISPSAFGEILYNNFLFDIPKILDLCVLFGKGNSPLLQKMIGNIFLQQPSYYNDLDETMPTILQVFSNILQHCGLQGDGACATPQKLEERGRLTPSDMPLLELKDIVLYLCDTCTTLWAFLDIFPLACPTFQKHDFCYRLASFYEIAIPELESAIKKRRLEDSKLLGDLWQRLSHSRKKLLEIFHILLNQICLLPVLESSCDNIQGFIEEFLQIFSSLLQEKRFLRDYDVLFPVADDISLLQQASSALDETRTAYILQAVESAWEGVDRRKATNAKDPPVAENPNGVVVAAEAVSRPSSLPQNSEEEECLGAAAAPGPAVCGVELDSLISQVKDLLPDLGEGFILACLEHYSYDPEQVINNILEGRLAPALSQLDRGLDRQVKPDLTPLLASRHNIFQNDEFDVFSRDSVDLSRVHKGRSTRKEESARSLLNDKREVVAQRRRYEQYSVVAEEVPVQPGEDSPYRSDDYEDEYDDTYDGNQVGANDADSDDELISRRPFTIPQVLRTKVPREGQEGEEEEEEEAEDEAPKPDHFVQDPAVLREKAEARRMAFLARKGYRHDSSMAVAGSPRGHGQSRETTQERRKKESSKATRANHNRRTMTDRKRSKGMIPS, from the exons ATGCCAGCTCTGCCCCTGGACCAACTCCAGATTACCCACAAGGACCTGAAGACAGGGAAGCTGAGGACTTCACCAGCGCTG GTTGTCTTCGACGAGACTCTGCAGAAGTGCCTGGACTCCTACCTGCACTATGTCCCCCGAAAGTTCGACGAGTGGGTGGCCCCGGCCCCTGAGGTCGTTGACATGGAGAAGCGCCTCCACCGAAGTGTTTTTCTCACCTTCCTTCGCATGTCCACTCACAAGGAATCCAAA GATCACTTCATTTCCCCCTCTGCTTTTGGAGAAATCCTCTACAACAACTTCCTGTTTGACATCCCAAAGATCCTGGACCTCTGCGTGCTCTTTGGAAAAGGCAACTCCCCGCTGCTGCAGAAGATGATAG gAAACATCTTTCTCCAACAGCCAAGTTACTATAATGACCTGGATGAAACCATGCCCACCATCCTTCAG GTCTTCAGCAATATCCTCCAGCATTGTGGTTTGCAAGGGGACGGGGCCTGCGCCACACCCCAGAAGCTTGAGGAGAGGGGCCGGCTGACCCCCAGCGACATGCCTCTCCTG GAATTAAAGGACATCGTTCTCTACCTTTGTGATACCTGCACCACACTCTGGGCCTTTCTGGATATCTTCCCTTTGGCTTGCCCAACCTTCCAGAAACACGACTTCTGTTACAG GCTAGCTTCCTTTTACGAAATAGCAATTCCCGAACTGGAGTCTGCAATTAAGAAGAGGAGGCTTGAAGACAGCAA GCTGCTAGGTGACCTGTGGCAGAGGCTCTCCCATTCCAGGAAGAAGCTACTGGAGATTTTTCACATCCTCCTGAACCAGATCTGCCTTCTCCCAGTCCTAGAAAGCAG CTGTGACAACATTCAGGGCTTCATCGAAGAGTTCCTTCAGATCTTCAGCTCCTTGCTGCAGGAGAAGAG GTTCCTCCGGGACTATGATGTGCTCTTCCCCGTGGCCGATGACATCAGCCTGTTGCAGCAGGCCTCGTCAGCCTT ggacgagacTCGGACCGCCTACATCCTCCAGGCAGTTGAGAGTGCATGGGAAGGGGTGGACCGAAGGAAAGCCACCAATGCCAAAGACCCACCGGTGGCTGAGAATCCTAACGGGGTCGTGGTGGCGGCGGAGGCGGTCAGCAGACCGTCATCGCTTCCCCAGAACTCGGAGGAAGAGGAG TGCTTGGGGGCAGCGGCTGCTCCAGGCCCCGCAGTGTGTGGCGTGGAACTGGACTCACTCATCTCTCAAGTGAAGGACCTGCTGCCAGACCTTGGCGAGGGCTTCATCCTGGCCTGCCTGGAGCACTACAGCTATGACCCGGAGCAGGTGATCAACAACATCCTGGAGGGGCGgctggcccctgccctcagccaGCTGGACCGCGGCCTAGACAG ACAGGTGAAGCCAGACCTGACTCCCTTGCTGGCATCTCGTCACAACATCTTCCAGAATGATGAGTTTGACGTGTTCAGCAGGGACTCAGTGGACCTGAGCCGGGTACACAAGGGCAGGAG CACAAG GAAGGAGGAGAGCGCGCGGAGCCTGCTGAATGACAAGCGGGAGGTGGTAGCGCAGCGGCGGCGCTACGAGCAGTACAGCGTGGTGGCAGAGGAG GTGCCAGTGCAGCCAGGGGAGGACTCGCCTTACCGCAGTGACGACTATGAGGATGAGTATGATGACACATATGATGGCAACCAGGTGGGCGCCAACGACGCAGACTCTGATGATGAGCTCATCAGCCGCAG GCCCTTCACCATCCCTCAGGTGCTGAGAACCAAAGTGCCCAGAGAAGGGCAGGAgggcgaggaggaggaggaggaggaggctgagGACGAGGCCCCCAAG ccTGACCATTTTGTGCAGGACCCTGCAGTGCTGCGGGAAAAAGCAGAAGCCAGGCGCATGGCCTTCCTGGCCAGGAAGGG